The following proteins are encoded in a genomic region of Hyla sarda isolate aHylSar1 chromosome 3, aHylSar1.hap1, whole genome shotgun sequence:
- the LOC130360866 gene encoding DNA damage-regulated autophagy modulator protein 1-like, whose amino-acid sequence MVFLFVSWTSTGFITTYTLQAMDHKGSPYPDIRLPGSFLPQSWVIIGTLFGCALLGSIMTIIFYVFHITLYEDNCDILFQRALLGLGLCASFGTGITAIAQLLSSSLLHMSGVAMAFVCGAFYNIMQSRCLYETSCNPRIICHLRMALSITITIMMLIFYANFTQQLFSLCGEPECEEVFNDAAEVAWWVAIACFLLQVITYYKDFQRLYMEISGGMIIIAFREKLYQELP is encoded by the exons ATGGTGTTTTTATTTGTGTCCTGGACGTCAACTGGGTTCATTACAACCTACACCCTACAGGCCATGGACCACAAGGGGTCACCGTACCCAGACATCCG ACTCCCGGGCAGCTTTCTCCCGCAGTCATGGGTAATAATTGGGACCCTTTTCGGCTGTGCCTTGCTTG gatCCATCATGACAATAATATTTTACGTATTCCACATCACATTGTATGAGGACAATTGTGACATCCTTTTTCAGAGGGCTCTTCTCGGCCTAGGATTATGTGCCTCCTTTGGGACCGGAATCACTGCTATAGCTCAG TTATTATCATCCTCTCTGCTGCATATGTCTGGTGTGGCCATGGCCTTTGTATGTGGGGCCTTTTACAATATTATGCAGTCCAGATGCCTATACGAGACCTCCTGCAACCCCCGGATCATCTGCCACCTCAGAATGGCGCTATCGATAACCATCACCATAATGATGCTGATCT TTTATGCCAACTTTACCCAGCAGCTATTCTCGTTGTGCGGAGAGCCCGAATGTGAGGAG GTCTTCAATGATGCCGCCGAAGTTGCCTGGTGGGTGGCTATAGCCTGCTTCCTTCTCCAAGTAATCACATACTACAAGGATTTCCAG CGACTTTACATGGAGATCTCCGGGGGAATGATCATCATCGCATTTAGGGAAAAACTCTATCAAGAACTCCCATAG